The following coding sequences lie in one Salmo salar chromosome ssa13, Ssal_v3.1, whole genome shotgun sequence genomic window:
- the LOC106568091 gene encoding ubiquitin carboxyl-terminal hydrolase 32 isoform X2, whose protein sequence is MVGALLEVWKDNRTDLLPEADTNVHAIVEDILKEHDTTKQGHLTLEDYQIWSVKSAFANEFLNLLFQVCHIVLGLRPASPEEEGQIIRGWLERASRHGLQPGDYWFLIAVPWWQQWRDYVKYDNKHIVVEQPLVFGTVRSGVGAGTQARAEQGPEGESMASSHSSTEEKFADNISSASEASETTSGSLLPRGSTATDICFARQHDDTDNQCFLGADENMVVLRPGAIDNQSLVTSEPLKAPTLTMEGGLLRRSPSLILGRDFEVVPEPVWRALYHWYGANLSLPRPVIRNTKTDCAELELLPRHLLFLRQQQPPARTPQNNVWVNMGNVPSPSAPLKRVLVYTGCFSRVGTIKDIHEYLSQRLRIKEEDMRLWLYNNENYLTLLDDEDHSLEGLKIPDEQYMVIEVRNKDMSWPEEMSFIANSNRMNRHNVPTEKGATGLSNLGNTCFMNSSIQCVSNTKPLTDYFTSGNHLYELNRTNPIGMRGHMAKCYGDLVQELWSGTQKNLAPLKLRWTIAKYAPRFNGFQQQDSQELLAFLLDGLHEDLNRVHEKPYVELKDSDGRPDWEVASEAWENHLRRNRSIVVDLFHGQLRSQVKCKTCGHVSARFDPFNFLSLPLPMDNSMHLEIIVIKLDGSCPVRYGLRLNADEKYTGLKRLLSELCCLNPEQILLAEVHASNIKNFPLDNQKVRRAVSGFLCAFEIPVPSAPTSVVSTPTQTDEAQALAYGNATMVTERNSMNLGLIPKGMPSTVVPCGTEGSLADGLPDGPAVLPSDSPFTGYIITIHRKMMRAELYFLSSQKNRPSLFGMPLIVPCTVHTRTRDLYDSVWTQVSRLASPLPPQEASNHAQDCDDSMGYQYPFTLRVVQKDGNSCAWCPWYRFCRGCTVECNDERAAVGNAFMAVDWDPTALHLRYQTSQERIVEEHPSVEQSRRAQAEPISLDSCLQAFTSEEELGEDELYYCSKCKTHRLATKKLDLWRLPPILIVHLKRFQFMNGRWIKSQKIVRFPRETFDPSAFLTPRDADQSQESWRDKLGEELHDTEEGVQKSGGGDTVCNPALTLNNGKDSLCSGRMASTPLSRDVCPNCSPQSEGRRQGRGLVFPTGSRYQLSLSKESLDSGRESPMELEASRTRMGMGSMGEGLSDSTSGEDTARECDNTMSELESNGYTEDNMDLEASQGQRDKIYLDPMYNLYAISCHSGILGGGHYVTYAKNPNEKWYCYNDSSCKELRSEEIDADSAYILFYEQQEVDYSLFMPKTDGKKMADTTCMDEDFESDYKKYCVLQ, encoded by the exons ATGGTTGGGGCATTACTGGAGGTGTGGAAAGACAATCGCACAGACCTTCtacct GAAGCGGACACTAATGTCCATGCCATTGTGGAAGACATCCTGAAGGAGCATGACACCACTAAG CAAGGGCATTTGACCCTGGAGGACTACCAAATATGGAGTGTGAAGAGTGCATTTGCCAATGAGTTCCTCAACCTGCTGTTTCAG GTGTGTCATATTGTCCTGGGGCTGCGGCCTGCTTCCCCTGAAGAGGAGGGACAGAtaatcag GGGCTGGTTGGAGAGGGCGAGCAGACACGGCCTCCAGCCAGGAGACTACTGGTTCCTCATAGCAGTGCCGTGGTGGCAGCAGTGGAGGGACTACGTCAAATAT gataacaagcATATCGTGGTGGAGCAGCCATTAGTGTTTGGCACAGTGAGAAGTGGTGTAGGGGCCGGAACCCAGGCCAGGGCAGAGCAAGGCCCAGAGGGGGAGAGCATGGCCAGCTCCCACAGCTCCACAGAAGAGAAGTTCGCAGACAACATCTCCAGTGCATCAGAAGCCTCCGAGACGACCAGCGGCA GCCTTCTACCCCGGGGCTCGACTGCTACGGATATCTGCTTTGCCCGTCAGCATGATGACACAGACAACCAGTGCTTCCTGGGGGCTGATGAGAACATGGTGGTTCTAAGGCCTGGGGCCATCGATAACCAGTCTCTGGTCACATCAGAGCCCTTAAAG GCCCCCACATTGACTATGGAGGGGGGCCTACTGAGGCGCTCCCCGTCCCTGATTCTAGGCAGGGACTTTGAGGTTGTGCCAGAGCCTGTGTGGAGGGCACTCTACCACTGGTACGGAGCCAACCTGAGTCTCCCCAGGCCG GTGATCAGAAACACCAAGACAGACTGTGCTGAGCTGGAGCTGTTACCCCGACACCTGCTCTTCCTGAGGCAGCAGCAGCCCCCCGCCCGCACCCCCCAGAACAACGTCTGGGTCAATATGG GTAACGTTCCCTCTCCTAGTGCCCCCCTAAAGCGTGTGTTGGTCTACACGGGCTGTTTCAGTAGGGTGGGCACCATCAAGGACATCCATGAATACCTGTCCCAGAGACTCCGCATCAAGGAGGAAGACATGCGCCTCTGGCTCTACAACAATGAG AATTATCTGACCCTCCTTGATGATGAAGACCATTCCCTGGAGGGGTTGAAGATCCCAGATGAACAGTACATGGTCATAGAAG TTCGTAACAAGGACATGAGCTGGCCAGAGGAGATGTCCTTCATCGCTAACAGCAACAGGATGAACAGACACAATG TCCCTACTGAGAAAGGTGCGACTGGACTGAGCAACCTTGGCAACACGTGCTTCATGAACTCCAGTATCCAGTGTGTGAGCAACACCAAGCCTCTCACAGACTACTTCACCTCAGGAAACCACCTTTACGAGCTCAACAG GACTAATCCAATTGGGATGCGGGGTCACATGGCCAAATGCTATGGTGATCTGGTTCAGGAGTTGTGGAGCGGAACACAGAAGAACTTGGCCCCTCTGAAACTCAGA TGGACGATAGCGAAGTACGCTCCCCGGTTCAATGGCTTCCAGCAGCAGGACTCCCAGGAGCTGCTGGCCTTCCTGCTGGATGGCCTTCACGAGGACCTGAACCGTGTTCACGAGAAGCCCTACGTGGAGCTGAAGGACAGTGACGGACGACCAGACTGGGAAGTTGCTTCTGAG GCATGGGAGAATCACCTGAGGAGAAACCGCTCCATTGTGGTAGACCTGTTCCATGGCCAGCTCAGGTCACAGGTCAAGTGCAAGACCTGTGGCCACGTCAGTGCACGCTTTGATCCCTtcaacttcctctctctccctctgcccatgGATAACTCCATGCATTTAGAGATCATAG TCATTAAGCTGGATGGGTCATGCCCAGTGCGGTATGGGCTCCGGCTCAATGCGGATGAGAAGTACACAGGCCTAAAGAGACTCCTGAGTGAGCTCTGCTGCCTGAATCCTGAGCAGATCCTCCTAGCTGAAGTACATGCCTCCAACATTAAG AATTTTCCACTGGACAACCAGAAAGTGCGTCGGGCGGTGAGCGGCTTCCTGTGTGCGTTTGAGATCCCAGTGCCAAGTGCGCCCACGTCTGTGGTGTCCACTCCCACACAAACAGATG AAGCTCAAGCACTAGCCTATGGGAACGCTACCATGGTAACTGAGAGAAACTCTATGAACCTGGGACTGATCCCCAAGGGCATGCCCAGCACTGTGGTTCCCTGTGGCACAGAGGGCAGCCTTGCTGACGGTCTCCCCGACGGCCCCGCGGTGCTCCCTTCAGACAGCCCCTTCACTGGGTACATTATCACCATCCACAGGAAGATG ATGCGGGCAGAGTTATACTTCCTGTCCAGTCAGAAGAACCGCCCCAGCCTGTTTGGGATGCCGTTGATTGTGCCGTGTACAGTCCACACCAGGACCAGGGACCTGTATGATTCTGTGTGGACCCAGGTGTCACGCCTGGCCAGTCCCTTGCCCCCTCAGGAGGCCAGCAACCACGCCCAGGACTG TGATGACAGCATGGGCTACCAGTATCCTTTCACTCTGCGCGTGGTGCAGAAAGATGGCAACTCCTGCGCCTGGTGTCCGTGGTACAG GTTCTGCAGAGGCTGCACAGTGGAGTGTAACGATGAGAGGGCTGCTGTGGGAAATGCCTTCATGGCTGTCGACTGGGACCCCACTGCTCTGCACCTCCGCTACCAAACCTCTCAGGAGAGG ATCGTGGAGGAGCACCCCAGTGTGGAACAGAGTCGCAGGGCCCAGGCAGAGCCCATCAGTCTGGACAGCTGTCTGCAGGCCTTTACCAGTGAGGAAGAGCTGGGAGAAGATGAGCTCTACTACTGCTCCAAGTGCAAGACCCACCGCCTGGCCACCAAGAAACTGGACCTGTGGAGGCTGCCGCCCATCCTG ATAGTTCATTTAAAACGGTTCCAGTTTATGAATGGGCGGTGGATCAAATCCCAGAAGATTGTTAGGTTTCCCAGGGAGACGTTTGACCCCAGTGCTTTCCTGACCCCAAGAGATGCAGACCAAAGCCAAGAGAGCTGGAGGGATAAGCTGGGGGAGGAGCTACACGACACAGAGGAAGGAGTGCAAAAGTCTGGGGGTGGAGACACTGTCTGTAACCCTGCCCTGACTCTCAACAATGGGAAAG ACTCTCTGTGCTCAGGGAGGATGGCCAGCACCCCCCTCAGCAGAGACGTCTGCCCCAACTGCAGCCCTCAAAGTGAGGGCAGGAGGCAGGGCCGTGGGCTGGTGTTTCCCACGGGAAGCAGGTACCAACTGTCCCTCAGTAAGGAGAGCCTGGACAGTGGCAGGGAGAGCCCCATGGAGCTGGAGGCCAGCAGGAcgaggatggggatggggagcaTGGGAGAAGGCCTCAGTGACTCCACCTCTGGTGAGGACACGGCCAGAGAATGTGACAACACAATGTCTGAGCTAGAGAGCAATGGCTACACCGAGGACAACATGGATCTGGAGGCCTCCCAGGGCCAAAGAGACAAAATCTACCTGGATCCCATGTACAACTTGTATGCAATTTCA TGCCATTCAGGGATCCTAGGAGGAGGCCACTATGTGACATACGCCAAAAACCCAAATGAAAAGTGGTACTGTTACAACGACAGTAGCTGTAAG GAGTTGCGGTCAGAGGAGATTGATGCAGACTCTGCCTATATCCTGTTCTATGAGCAGCAGGAAGTGGATTATTCTCTGTTCATGCCCAAAACTGATGGCAAAAAGATGGCTGACACAACTTGCATGGACGAGGACTTTGAGTCTGACTATAAGAAGTACTGTGTTCTTCAGTAA
- the LOC106568122 gene encoding fibroblast growth factor receptor homolog 1: MKAMCALNRTMSYVNTSNNHTETSLISNITRPSHINYLDNTFSTDPVVDGVSFNGMFYILIGISGFTVTIVLLLAILWTMKYRTLIHTIRELQGVEGLLGRAPPSNPPAISPLTLRTYLVRETRSPLELVSVTLGQEYQNTSSPTPLLRQTTKSASRSLWRPQQTGSCFNTSGLGIQQLIKAGREGVYYKAKMTRGTCKGHSIVTCKMTKEGVTHRRVAREVNIMKKLGTHKNVLQLLDWNITQAPYMLILESVSSGTLRSFLQVNQHQLSRDSELQKHFTTAAYHIAHAMRHLRSKMVVHCDLALRNIMVNHFPREVKLAEFGLAQDLTLMRSRRSSHKGDHMQKVPLRWYPPEYFRNNYYSFKGDVWAFGIVLWEMQTFGTLPYPNLETSELVVRYICSGHRNSEPETCRPEILQMMRDCWLEPYTQRPSFNNIVSVLENILEDDADYIKVNNGLANVRYGGQDQICLTLLHDD, from the exons ATGAAGGCAATGTGCGCACTCAACAGAACAATGTCATATGTGAATACAAGCAACAATCACACAGAAACCTCCCTCATCAGCAACATAACAAGACCTTCACATATAAATTATCTTGATAATACATTCTCAACAGATCCTGTAGTAG ATGGTGTCAGTTTTAATGGGATGTTCTACATTTTAATCGGTATTTCTGGGTTTACTGTTACCATTGTCCTTTTACTGGCCATTCTGTGGACAATGAA GTATCGCACTTTGATTCACACCATTCGAGAGCTGCAGGGTGTTGAGGGTCTATTGGGCAGAGCTCCTCCATCCAACCCCCCAGCTATAAGTCCCCTAACCTTGAGGACATATCTAGTGCGTGAGACTAGAAGTCCACTAGAGCTTGTCTCTGTCACTCTGGGACAGGAGTATCAGAACACTAGctcgcccactcccctgctcAGGCAAACAACCAAGTCAGCTTCTAGGTCTCTCTGGAGACCACAGCAAACG GGTTCCTGCTTCAACACATCAGGGCTGGGCATACAGCAACTCATCAAAGCAGGGAGGGAAGGGGTGTACTACAAGGCTAAGATGACGCGTGGCACCTGCAAGGGCCACTCCATTGTCACCTGCAAGATGACCAAAGAGG GGGTTACCCACAGGAGGGTAGCCAGAGAGGTGAACATCATGAAGAAGCTGGGTACCCACAAGAACGTGCTGCAGCTGCTAGACTGGAACATCACACAGG CTCCTTACATGTTGATCCTGGAGTCGGTGAGCAGTGGGACCCTGCGCAGTTTCCTGCAAGTGAATCAACACCAACTGAGCAGGGACAGTGAACTGCAAAAGCACTTCACCACAGCAGCATATCACATTGCCCATGCAATGAGACACCTGCGCTCTAAAATG GTGGTGCACTGTGACCTAGCACTGAGGAACATCATGGTTAACCATTTCCCCAGAGAGGTGAAGCTGGCAGAGTTTGGACTGGCCCAAGACCTGACTCTTATGAGGAGCCGTCGCAGCAGCCACAAAGGAGACCACATG CAAAAAGTGCCCCTGCGTTGGTATCCCCCAGAGTACTTCAGAAACAACTACTATAGCTTCAAAGGGGATGTCTGGGCATTTGGCATTGTGCTGTGGGAGATGCAAACATTTG GGACCTTACCATATCCCAACCTGGAGACTTCAGAGTTGGTGGTGCGCTACATCTGCTCTGGACACAGGAACTCAGAACCAGAGACATGTAGACCAGAGAT ACTGCAGATGATGAGGGACTGCTGGCTGGAGCCCTACACCCAAAGGCCCTCCTTCAACAACATAGTCAGTGTCCTGGAGAACATCCTGGAGGATGATGCA GATTACATCAAAGTGAACAATGGACTAGCCAATGTTCGATATGGCGGCCAAGATCAAATCTGCCTTACTCTCCTTCATGACGACTGA